The nucleotide window ACCAGCTTGGGTGTGATCTCGAACCTTGCCCACGGTGCGGCGGGCAGGCAATCACGTGTGGCTGCTTCTACGATGACGATTGATCCGGCGATTGCAGTTGTCGTTTTGTGCCACGCTTCTGCGCTTGCGTGAGGGAGGCGCAACCTCCACACTCGCCGGATGAGCGCACCAGATACCACCGCTGAATACCTCGTCATCTCTCGCGGACAATGGGACAAAGACCTCTCGCCCGAGCGCATTCAAACGGCCATCGATGATTTCTATGCGTGGATTGAGGGCTTGATCGGTGAGGGAAAGATGAAGGGCGGGCAGCGCCTGTCGGATCAGGGCGCGACGGTTTCCAAGAGCGGCATTCTCACGGATGGCCCCTTCGGTGAGTCGAAAGAAGTGATTGGAGGTTACTGGTTTTTTCTGGCGAAGAGTTTGGAAGAAGCCGCTGCGCTCGCCGCAAAGAATCCCTGTCTGCAATGTGGACTGTTCTTTGAAGTGCGGCCTGTGGAGAATGCGAAAGCCAATGCGTTCGTGAAGATGACGGAGACACCGCAGGGGTAGGCACCGCCTTCCAAACTGAGGTGATGGTGCAGCTACGAGCGCGGTACCGCTTTGGGGAGTTGCACGGGTATCCGGCATTCCCTCTCGATATAGAATACCTCAAAGGGATCGCGAAGTTTCTGGGGCATGAAACGCAGAGACAAGGGCTTGCGTAGCAAGATTCCCAACTGCCGGACAATGCGGGGCTGCCATGCATACTGAAAGCAGAGGCCATCGCACCAATTGGGAACTGGCTGCTCAGGGCGCAGACGTAGTGGAATTGGCTCTGTGCCTTTGATGCTTTCGCCTGCTTTCATCAGGTAGGTAGAGCCAATATATCCTGGGCCAAGGCGCGCAAAGGGAACACCGTTCCAGTCTCCCCGGCGCGCAAATCGATGGAATCCTGGTAAACACAAGTCTCCACCTCCTCTGTCGAGCTCGATGGGAAACCACGACTCATTCCTGATCTCGTAGTGCATCAAGTGCTTCCCATCCTTTTCGATGGTGATGCTCTCAATCCGAAACGTCAGCGGATCCCGGGAGAAGGCTTCGGCAACATGGTAAATCAACATGCCGGTGACCACCGTGTAGAAGACTATGCGAGCGATGGTTATGGCTCGCCGGGTGGTATTCATGGCTCACCGTGCCGCGCCCGCTTGCTGCCTTAGGGCACGCTTGCTTTGTTGGCGTCTTTGTTGGCGTCCCCACTTTCGCTGGCGGTTGCTGCAGCTCCCGGCATGGTCACGTCCACGTTTTTCACGCGGCCTTTGCGCGGCTCGGTATGCCAGAAGAGGCTGGCGAGCCATGAGTCGGGAACGAATCCGGCATTTTCATCCAGCCAGCGGAGCATGGTGCGGACCTCATTCTGACCACGGACGTTCCAATCATAGCTGAAGGTGTGAATGTCTTCCGCATTGAGCGGCTGCGGGCCGTAGAGCTTTCCCTGGTAGGTTTGTCCGGGCGTCAGGCGGATGACGACGGATTCGACCTCCGACGCGGGCAGGAAGGCGGTGTTCGCGTCCTTTGCCGGGAGGAGTATGGAGGTGGTGGGCAGGAACTCGATGGGGAAGATGCTGGTGTTTTTCACCTCGCACTTCAGCGTGGTGGCGCCGCTGCCGCTCGGAATGATGCGCGCATTTGGGCCTGTGAGATCCCCGGCAGCCGTGGGCTCCTGGCTGGCAATCTGGAAGGTGAGTGGGTCCTCCACGTTGAGGGCAATGACGAGGACTCCCACGGCGGCGATGAAGGCCAGTAGCAGGAGAGTGAGCAGCACCTTGACAAAGCGGCGGAGCATGGCGCCGATGATACACGGACATCCGGAAGAGAAAAGTGGAAAGCGCGACACATGCCGCCGGGAACCGCTGCAACAGATGCTCCCTCTCCTCGCTCCGACCAGTCGGGCTGGACTTGTGACGGTATCCTGCCGGTCTGGAAGCGCATGGAGGCAACAAGGGAGGGGACGCAGGGATGTCCAACAGATACAGAGTGTTATGGTGTAGGAGAACGTACCGGTGGAGCGACCGGCATGCCCTGCGCAAAATCGGTTGCGTACCATGATGGATCTGGGATATGGTGTGATATGGCTACGAAGAAAACAGCGAAGAAGAAGGCCGGATCACGCCACGGCATGCGCGCTCCCGGCAAGACGCAGACGAGCATCACCCTTTCCGAGGATCTGCTCGACCAGGCCCGCGCCGTTGCCGAGCAGGATGGACGCAGCTTGAGCAACTGGCTCGAGCAGCTCATCCGCAAGCGCCTGTCCTAGGCTCTGCCTCCTGTCCTTCTGGTTCCGTCGTTTCCCGGGCAGCACCTGGTGCAGGTGCTGCTGCTCGGGAATGCATTTTTTGGTGTGCGGCAAAGGGCCGCCACCCTTGCCCTTGGGCTATCAGGCAGTGAATACCTGCTCCAGCACCCGGCGCATGACGTCTTTGTCTGGCTCGACCCCCGTCCAAAAGGCGAAGTTTGTCGCAGCCTGATTCACCAGCATGCCGAGTCCATCGAGGATGCGGCAGCCACGTGCCTCCGCCTCGCCGAGGAACAGGGTGCGTGGGGGATTGGGAATCACGTCCGCCACCACGGCATGCGCAGGAAATGAGTCCGCCTGCACAGGCACGCGGGCCTGCCAGTCCGGGGCCAGGCCAATGGAGGTGGCATTCACCACCACATCCGCATCTGCCGGGAGGGGGAGGTTGCCTTCCCACGGGATGAAGGACGCTTTCGCATCGGTCTTCCCGTTGACCAGGTCCGCGAGTTCCTGGCCGCGCTCCCGGGCACGATTGGCAATCGTCACTCGCGTGGCTCCGGCGAGGGCGAGCTCCACGGCAATGGCTCGTGCAGCGCCGCCCGCCCCCAGAATCACCACATGCTTGCGGGTGGGATCCACCACCGGGGTCAGGCTGTGCAAGAAGCCCTTGCCGTCCGTGTTCTCGCCTATCCATCTGCCGTTACGCTTCACCGCGCAGTTCACAGCACCGATGATACGTGCGCTTTCTGCCAGGCCATCCAGATGCTCGATGATGGCGACCTTGTGGGGCAGGGAGCAGTTGAAGCCTACATATCCCTGGGCCTTCGCGCCGCGCACTGCGTCCGCGAGCAGTTCCGGCGGCACATCCATATTGATGTAACGGTAGTGCAGACCGTGGTGCGCATACGCCGCCTCCATGATGGCCACGGTGGGATTGTCCGCGGCAGGTTGGGAGAGGGAACCGGTGAGCGTAGGCAGGAAGTTCATGGAAGCCTCACGGGTAGGCAGGCACGGCGAAAAGCAAGGGGGAGTTTTTTGGAAGTGGCTTGGGGTTGGGCTGCGCCATCACGCACCATTTTTCCCTTTGGCAGGGGACGAGGACACGCAGGTTTCATCCCGGAATGCAAAATGAAAAATGAGAAGTGAAAAATGCAAAATGACTGAGGCACACCTCCAATTTGCATTTTTCACTTCTCATTTTTCATTTTGCATTGAACTGCGTCGCTGAGGCCTTGATCCAGCGATGCTCCTGCCTACGGGCTGTTGTGGAGTGTCCTATTTCCTATCCATCTGTATCATCACCCATCCATGCCTTCTGTCCCCGCCACGATTGTTCCCGGTTATCAGGTCGCTTCCGGTACCAATGCAAATCCGAGATTTCCGGGTGGCACGTTGCGCATGCAGTTGCCGTTTTTCGAGACGCTGGGACTGGACCTGTCTGGGTATCACCTGGCCACGCTGAATCTCTCCATCGCTCCCGCTCGCTACGAAGTGGTGAAGCCGCGCCTCACCTTTCGCTCAGTGAAGTGGCATCCCACGGAGCCGGCGGAGGACTTTTCGTTCTTCGATTGCAATCTGCATCTTTCCGGGTGCGAGCCGGTGCCTGCGCTCATCTATTATCCCCATCCCGAGACCAAGCCGGAACATTTCCAGCCGGATGATCTGCTCGAAGTGCTGGCTCCCTTCATCAAGGGCATATCGTATGGCATGCGGCTCGTTCTGGAAGTGCCGGAGGAGCAGATGTGGGTGGGATAGCTCCGGGTACACATCAGAGCTGCTGAAGATTGAAATCCAGGCAGTTCAGGAAGGCTCAAGAAATTTTTCACCCCGCCTGAATAAGTCTCGCGGACCTCCCGTCGAACGCGGCAACCACCCCTTTGGAGCGTGCGCTTCGAACCCCCCGGTGGCCGCTGTGACCGGCAGATGCATCCGGCCGCCATCACATCTGCAAGAGGATCACCGTCATGAAAAAATTCGCCATCATTGCTGCTGTTGTCGCCGGGTTCCTTGGCGTCACCGCTGCCGCGGAAGCGGGCTATTACACGAAGCGTTGCGTGGGCTACGACCACTGCGGACGCCCTGTCTACCGGACCGTCTATGTGGAAACCTGCGCGCCGAGATATTCCGGTGGGTACTACGGAGGTGGCTACTACGGAGGCGGTGGAGTCTCCTTCTACTACAGCAGCGGGCGGTCCTACTGCGCGCCGCGATACTACAACAACTGCCGTCCGTCCTACGGTTACCGCTACGGTCGTTGCCGTTAGCCGTCAGTGCCCTGCCACGTGAGTGGCAGGATGCATGACGATGGTGGTGGCAACTGCTCACGGTGCATCAGAACATGATGCACCGTAGTAGATAGACGCGCGAGCTTGTGGGATGCAGCCAAGGGGGCCACGTGTCCGCTTACACCGCGAGGCGGAAGCCCAGGACGGCGTGTGCCAGGCTCATGAGGAGCAGGGATACGGGAAGCGGCGCAAGGCACAGCAGCAGTCCCACCAGCGCGGGCGCGCGCGGAGTGTCGCGCATAAGCGCGGGCACCCCGGCCGCAAAGGCAAAAAGCAGCCCCACCAGCGTGAGAGCAAGCACGAGAGCGCCCCAGCCGACAAGGCGCATCTCCGACTCCGGCTCCACGAGGAACACCGGCATGGTGAAGAACACACTCGCGCAGGTGACGATGGCTCCGAGAATCTGAGCCACACGGGTGAGCGGCTTTTTGCTCCAAGGTATCAGGCCTCTCAGTGCCAGACCCAGCCCGAGTACCAGCACTGCCACTCCCAGAGGCCACATCAGATGGTGATCATAGAGCTTCTCATAGAGAAAGATGCCAGTCTTTCGCGAGATGCCATCGGCCCGGAGTTGTCCACTGGACTCGTATACCAGCGGCTTGACCAGAGGTTCCCACTTCGAGGTGGCAAGCGGTGCGGTAAAAAGCAGCAGCCCGAGGAGCGCCAGAAGGATTCCGATGAAGTGATGCAGGCGGAGGCGCATTTGGCAGGGGCGGTGGCTGTTCTTCTCAGTGCGTGTGGGGTGATGCAGAGGTTACGAACCACCGGGCATGCGCGGTCGCGCCATGAAGCATCCTGCCTGCATGTCAGACGTGCGCAATTCTGCAAGATGCATTTCGGCATCTTGCCTGGAACGAACGAATACCGGCTCTCCGGCGCGTGGGTACCAGAAGCCTATTTTGGCTTCGTGAAGACAGAGCACAGGCGGTCCCATGCGCCCACGATGGAGCCGAACATGCCGCGCCCCTTGGGTGCGGGAGACCACTCTGAGGGAGTGGTGGGCATGACGACCGGAGCAACCACGGGCTCGAACATGGGAGCGTCCTTGGGAGGCTCTGCCTCCGCCTCTGGGGCGGCGCCCTTCGCGCCTCCTTTGGAGGCTTTTCCGATTTTTGAGATGGGACCCGTGGGTGTCTTTGGAGTACTGGGTACACCTCCGACGGAAAAGGGGTCGACGACCGGTAGCTTTTCCTTGGGCTTTTCGCTTTCCTTTTCGGCCTCTGGCGCGGAATTGGGTCTGCCGAGCAGAGAGTTCAGCGGTGTGTGTACGGGCAGGGTAAGAGGGCCGCTGAGTGGGGCATTGGCCGGAGCCACCACCGGGGTGATGACGGGCTCTGCGATGGACGCCTGCGGGGTTGGCTGTGGAGCAGGGGCGATTGAGGGAGCGACGCCGGGGGTAGGTTGAGCCTGAGGCGCTGCGGCGGGAGGGTTTGCAGCTGATGGCACCGCAAATGCGCTCAAATTGGGCGCAGCGGGGATGGCCGGAGTGGCCGCGACAGGGGGCGCACTGGGAGCAGGGGGCACTGGCGCAGGTGCCACATAGGTGTGGGTGGCAGGAGTCTGGGGTGCTGCCACCTGAGCAGGAGCATAGGCCGGAGGCGCGGAAGCAGCGGGAGGCAGACTCGTGGGTTGCGGAGCAACCGCCGCCGCCGGAGCTGCGGTACCCAGCAGTGAGGCTGCGACTGCAGGGATGCTGGTGGAAGGCGTGATGGGTGCTGCAGGCACTGCGGCGACCGGAGCCGCTATGGGCGCTGGGGCGGGGGTGTAAGTCGGTGCGGCTGGAGCAGGTGTGGCCGCCGGGGCACTCACGGGCACCGGAGCTGGAGCTGGTAGTGGCGCAGGCTGAGGCGTCGACGCAGATGCTGCTGTGGGAGCTTGCGGATACGCGTATGAGGAAGGGGCCGCTGTGGGGGCGCTTGCAGGTGCAGGTGCAGGCGCCGGAGCAGGTGTGTACACCGGCGCCGGCTGCGGAATGGCTGCTGGCGTGGAAGGCGGCGCTGCCGGAGTGCTTACTCTCGCCACCGCTGGCGTGGTGCTTTGCGGTGTCGCGGCCACGGGCGCTGCAGGATAGCTGGCCGCAGGCGCAGGTGAAGCAGGCGCGCTGGCAGGAGCAGCCGGATACACAGGAGCCACTGCGGGTGTGGCCACGGGTGCAGGTG belongs to Roseimicrobium gellanilyticum and includes:
- a CDS encoding YciI family protein, whose product is MSAPDTTAEYLVISRGQWDKDLSPERIQTAIDDFYAWIEGLIGEGKMKGGQRLSDQGATVSKSGILTDGPFGESKEVIGGYWFFLAKSLEEAAALAAKNPCLQCGLFFEVRPVENAKANAFVKMTETPQG
- the aroE gene encoding shikimate dehydrogenase; this encodes MNFLPTLTGSLSQPAADNPTVAIMEAAYAHHGLHYRYINMDVPPELLADAVRGAKAQGYVGFNCSLPHKVAIIEHLDGLAESARIIGAVNCAVKRNGRWIGENTDGKGFLHSLTPVVDPTRKHVVILGAGGAARAIAVELALAGATRVTIANRARERGQELADLVNGKTDAKASFIPWEGNLPLPADADVVVNATSIGLAPDWQARVPVQADSFPAHAVVADVIPNPPRTLFLGEAEARGCRILDGLGMLVNQAATNFAFWTGVEPDKDVMRRVLEQVFTA